CGGGGTTCTTCTTAATGGCTAGAACGGATGTTTTGATGATAGCACGAAAAGAGGCTCTGGAGGGAGGGCTATTGAAAAACTAAAAAACCTATATTAAAATGGGGCAGAGGTGCTAGAAGATGGTTGGTGAACAGTCCCCGGAACTGCTGAATGACGCGGAGAAGGGAATCAGCGTATTTGAGGAAGCAGTAGCCAGGGCTGAGCGACTGGGTAAAGCAGCTCGAGAGGCCGCCGAAGCCTCAGCCAGAAAGTCTCAAGAAGCGTTAAGCCGGGCTGAAGAGATAAGCAAAGAGGCTGAGAAGGTTGCCGGGTCGTCAGCGAAGACAGCCCAGCAAGCGGTTGATAAGGCTGAGAAAATAAGCCGGGTAGCCCGGGAAACAGCCGAGTCTTCGCTAAAAACAGCTCAGAAAGCGATAGATATTGCTGAGGAGGCGGCTAGAGCGCCCAAAGAGGCCGCGGAGAAACTGACCAGAGCCTTTGAGGAAGCGATAAGAAGGGCCGAGGAAATTGGAAAGGCGGCTAAAGATGCTGCTGATGCTGCGTTAAAAGCATCTCAGGGAGATTTACGCCGTATCGAGGAAACATCCAGGGATGCTAAAGAAACGGCTGAGGTCGCAACCAGGTCATCCAGGGATGCGGCAAATCAGGCCGAAACAACCAGTAAGTCAGCCAGGAAAATGGCTGAAGCAGCCGATAGAGCGGCTAAAGAAGCGATAGGCAGGGTTGAGAAAATGGACAGGGTGGCTCAAGCCTCTGCTGACGCATCAATCAGGGCTTCCCAGGAAGCGGTCAGCCGGGCTGAGCGAATGAACGCGCTGACTAAAGAGGCGGTTGAAACATCAGCCGCCAGTGTTCTCGAAGCCAGCGGTAGAGCCGAAGAGGTAAGCAATCAGGCAAGAGAGATAGCCGAGACGTCTGCCGCGATGTCCCGGGAGGTATTAAGCCGGGCTGAAGAGATAAGCAAAGACGCCAGAGAGATTGCTGAGGAGTCGCTCAAGGTTTCGCGGGAGGGTCTGGCCCGGGCCGGGGAGGTGAGTAAACAGGCCAGAGAGATGGCTGAAGCCTCGGCCAGGATTACCAGAGAAGCGATAAGTAAGGTTGAGGAAATAAGCGCGACAACTAAAGAGGTGGTTGAAGTAGCTGCCAGCGCAGCTCAGGAAACACTGGAGATATCGATAAAGGCTTCTCAGGAAGCGATGACCAGGGCAGAGGCGATAAGCCGGCAGGCCAGGGAAGTAACTGAGGAGTCCACCAGGTTATTTGAGGAGGCGCTGGGACGGGCGGAAGCGACGAGCCTGACGGTTAAAGAGACTGCCAGGGCGATGTCCAAAGCGGCTCAGGCAGCACTGGAGATGTCAGTACGGGCCGCCGAGGAGGCGATTGAGATATCAATAAAAGCTTCGCAGGAGGCGATAAGTAAGGCTGAAGAAATAAGCAAAGTAGCCCGGGAAACGGCCAAGTCATCAGCCAGGGCTGTTGAAGCATCAACAAAAGCGTCAGCCAGAGCCGCCAGGGATACGGCTGAGGCGCTTACCCGTCAGGCTAGACAGGCCGCGGAATCATCAATAAAAGCGGCTATGGAGGCTACCGAGGCGTCTACACGGGCAGCAAAGGAAGCGGCTCAGATATCAGTAAAAGCTTTTCAGGAGGCAATAAGCCGGGCTGAAGCCACCGGCAAACTGACTAAAGAGACTGCGGAAGCCTCCATAAGGGCTTTCGAGGAAGCGATTAGCCGTTCCGCTGTGGCCGGTAACCCGGCTGATGATACCGGTGAAGTAACAGAAGAAGACCTGGATGAAAAGATCGAAATTAAAGATAAGGATACTGAAGAGACCAGGGCAAAGAGTGTAAAGGAGGAGAAGGGACCGGAAGAAGCCAGGGACAAGATCGAATCGCGTTTAGAATTCCTGGCTAGAATGTACGAAACGAGGAGAGCGAAACAAACTGAACAGACCGGAGAAGAGAGAAGGACGGAAAAAGAAGATATCGAGGCAACTGATCAATAGTTTGGGTGGGGAGAAATTACCGAGTTGACGGGGGCTTGGAAGCTGCCTCTTGTTCGTAGATAAATGTTTAATAGCGGATTAAAGGAGGTTTCCTGTAATGGAACCAAAGAGTAAGGCTAAAAAGAATAATAGTGCTGTTAGTGAAGAAATCGAGGAGTCAGTTATACTGCCGGAGGGGGAAGTTAAGGAGGGGGGCGAAGATGGACAGATAGAAATGGCGGAGCCGGACATTCAACCGCTTGCCGAGGTTTTAGGACAAGCCGAGAGGGCATACGCGGCCTACATGGAAGCCGAACGGCAAGTATCAAGGATATATAAGGAGAACGAGAAGCAGGTTACCAGCGCCTATAGAAGGGCGGAGCAGCAGGCCAACCATGCTTTTGAGCAGGCATTAGCGCAAATCGTGAAGGCACGGGAGGAAGCTCAACTACAGGCCAGAGAAGCCTATTTAAAGGCGAGAGAACAGGCAGAGAGAGAGGCGGAGCAGGCGATAGAGCAGGCGATGAAAGTGCGTGACGGGGCTATAACTAAAGCCTGGAATATCCGTGAGGAGACGGTAGAACAAGCCTGGGCAATATATTCTAAAATTGTAAGGTGAGTCCGGAAAAAATGACCGGTGAGGTGCGTGCCTATCTCTTTTGCCGGGATTAGAGGGAGCAATTATAGCAGCGAAGGTATATCTCTCAGGCTACCATCCAGTGCGGTAAATTTACCTTCCAGACCTTCCTGTTTCTTTTTGATGTTGGCGATGAGGCTGATAGTCCGGGTAAAGTAGTTCCTGACTTTAGCCAGGTCATTCAGTTCGGACAGGATAACGGAAACATCCATTGAACCGCCTTGCCGCGGGTAGTCGCCACTCCTTATAATTGACTCACGGGCCATGCCTTTAAGGTAAATCCCCAGTTCCTTGATCATGTCCATATTCATTTCTTTGGCCGGTGCCGATACCAGATACAGGGCTCTCCGGGAATCAACGGGATTACACTTGACCGATAGCCTGGCGATGGCTTCATCCATAGCTTGGATGCCTTTTTGAGTTTCATTGACCTTGTTCCTGAAATCGCGTGTCCGCTGGAAGATGGAGCGGAACAGGGAGAAATTGGAACTGCTATGTCCGATAACCGTCCAGCCGGATAGAGTCTGTATTATATCACCGGCATCGAGCACTTTTGCCCCGATGTATTGAGTCTTCTTCTCTTCACCGGCGCAGAGCAGATTGTAGAACGGTTCGACAATCATGGTATTAATGTTGTTCAGATTGGCTCTGAGCGGCGAATCCTTCCTGATATACCTCTGGTTATCAACGACGATGATGGCATCAGCGGTGAGGTAAGTGGATTTAAGACAGGTGGCGGCATTATATATCGTCCGTTCCTCGGTCTGTTCTTCGTGCTCGAAAGGGAGGATGATAACAGCGTACACCGGTTTGTCAGCGAAGCGTTCTTTAATGTGTTTGGCCATTATCGGAATTGAGCCGGAGCCGGTACCGCCGGCAGCGCCGGCGGTCAGCAAGAAGGCGTCTGCTTCCGGCAGTCTTTTGGTTGTTGTCCTGATGCTCTCGATGACTTTATCGGCGTCTTCTTTGGCTACTTCAGCGCCCAGTTCATTGATTTTACCCACGCCGTGGCCGCCGGTCTTGCGGCCGCCGATAAGTATGCGGTGCTGGTAATCGGGCTTGATACGGGTCAATCCACTAAGGTCAGCGATGTCAGTATTGACGGCAAAGGCTCCGGTAACTATTTCGATCCCGCGCCGGCTTTGCGCCTTCTTATTCAACCGGGCGAATTCATCAGCAATCCGGCCACCGCATTGCCCCATACCTACGACAACTAATTTCATTTATCACCTTCAGGATAGAATACCTGTTTCATTTTAGGAATCCTGATGAGAAGATGTCAATTATTAGTCTGGTAATCTCGGTATCCGGCGCTTTTACAAACCTTTATCGGCCACGTAAGCCGCCAGGTCAGCCAGTCGGCAACTGTAACCCCATTCATTGTCGTACCAGGCGAGTACCTTGACCATGTTGCCGCCGATGACCATGGTTCCCGGAGCGTCTATAATTGAGCTTGCCGGGTTGCCCTTGAAGTCCGAGCTGACCAGTTCTTCCTGGCAGTATTCCATTATCCCGGACAGGGGCCCTTTAGCCGCTGCCTGAAAAGCCTGGTTGACCTGCTCGATGGTGACATCTTTAGCCAGGTCAGCGACGAAATCAACAACAGAGACAGTAGATGTCGGGACCCGGAAAGATAATCCGTGCACCTTGCCTTTGAGTTCGGGGATTATCTCACCGACCAGCCGCGCAGCGCCGGTGGTGGTAGGGATAATGTTCATGGCGGCAGTCCGGGCACGGCGCAGGTCTTTATGGACGGTATCCAGGATCCTCTGGTCGTTGGTGTAGGCATGAATGGTGGTCGTCAGTCCTTTACTGACGCCAAAGCTCTGGTTCAGTACTTTAACTACCGGGGCAATACAGTTGGTGGTGCAGGAGGCATTGGAGATGATATTATGCTTGTCCGGCAGGTACTGCTCTTCATTGACCCCGAGGACAATGGTGATATCTTCATTGCTGGCCGGGGCGGAAATAAGCACTTTCTTAGCGCCGCCTTTCCGGTGAGCGGCGGCTTTGGTGGCATCGGTAAAAAATCCGGTGGACTCGATGACGATGTCGACGCCGTAGTCCTTCCAGGGGATATTGGCCGGGTCACGCTCTGCGAATACCCTGATACTTTTGCCGTCAACGGCGATTGAATCCTCACGGGCT
The sequence above is a segment of the Dehalococcoidales bacterium genome. Coding sequences within it:
- the gap gene encoding type I glyceraldehyde-3-phosphate dehydrogenase, which produces MTTRIGINGFGRIGRLTFRALNRYHGANLEVAAINDLTDTKSNAHLLKWDSNYGAYPGKVEAREDSIAVDGKSIRVFAERDPANIPWKDYGVDIVIESTGFFTDATKAAAHRKGGAKKVLISAPASNEDITIVLGVNEEQYLPDKHNIISNASCTTNCIAPVVKVLNQSFGVSKGLTTTIHAYTNDQRILDTVHKDLRRARTAAMNIIPTTTGAARLVGEIIPELKGKVHGLSFRVPTSTVSVVDFVADLAKDVTIEQVNQAFQAAAKGPLSGIMEYCQEELVSSDFKGNPASSIIDAPGTMVIGGNMVKVLAWYDNEWGYSCRLADLAAYVADKGL
- a CDS encoding tubulin/FtsZ family protein — translated: MKLVVVGMGQCGGRIADEFARLNKKAQSRRGIEIVTGAFAVNTDIADLSGLTRIKPDYQHRILIGGRKTGGHGVGKINELGAEVAKEDADKVIESIRTTTKRLPEADAFLLTAGAAGGTGSGSIPIMAKHIKERFADKPVYAVIILPFEHEEQTEERTIYNAATCLKSTYLTADAIIVVDNQRYIRKDSPLRANLNNINTMIVEPFYNLLCAGEEKKTQYIGAKVLDAGDIIQTLSGWTVIGHSSSNFSLFRSIFQRTRDFRNKVNETQKGIQAMDEAIARLSVKCNPVDSRRALYLVSAPAKEMNMDMIKELGIYLKGMARESIIRSGDYPRQGGSMDVSVILSELNDLAKVRNYFTRTISLIANIKKKQEGLEGKFTALDGSLRDIPSLL